One Lucilia cuprina isolate Lc7/37 chromosome 4, ASM2204524v1, whole genome shotgun sequence DNA segment encodes these proteins:
- the LOC111675502 gene encoding arrestin domain-containing protein 17-like: MVVTCDIEFDQNKTACYFAGQLVSGTIVLKCDKAKDVKAIQLKISGFAHILWSERRFNTRRIYQGHEDYLSSTTYLMGSENSSKTTLATGVHTFTFACQLPEQCPSSFEGLHGHIRYTVKVALIRPWKFDQTYKRGFTVLKMTDLNFESPQIRIPSNSEAYRTFCCGPCTTEPLKMELKIPQAGYVPGQSIPVQALIINNTSIPVSEVKFALVMLVRYISQNPVRHNVQRISVSKIKNDGVLRNCTRSLRDEVHVPATPPTCLQTCGIIQIMYQVEMEVAMKSFHKSQVVTIPVIIGNIPLANNTSGMEVIQEQPTYRERPIDLPLDFEEEISSAPNLELITPNLPPPSYEESYHTVRSNINEDEQHAFGPCEFAPLYPVYKIPSPTFEGPFKPLGFDNKSFQP; the protein is encoded by the exons ATGGTCGTAACTTGTGATATAGAATTTGATCAAAATAAGACGGCCTGCTATTTTGCCGGCCAATTAGTTAGTGGTACTATTGTACTCAAATGTGATAAAGCCAAGGACGTCAAGG CTATTCAATTGAAAATATCCGGTTTTGCACATATACTATGGAGCGAAAGAAGATTCAATACTCGTCGCATTTATCAAGGACATGAAGATTATTTATCATCTACCACCTATTTAATGGGTTCTGAAAATA gtTCTAAAACTACCTTAGCCACTGGTGTTCATACATTTACATTCGCATGTCAGTTGCCTGAGCAATGTCCCTCTTCATTTGAGGGTTTGCATGGTCATATTCGTTATACGGTTAAAGTTGCCTTGATTAGACCTTGGAAATTTGATCAGACTTATAAGAGAGGTTTTACTGTGTTAAAAATGACTGATTTGAATTTTGAATCGCCTCAGATAAGG atcCCTTCCAACAGTGAAGCCTATCGTACATTCTGTTGTGGCCCCTGCACCACTGAGCCTCTTAAAATGGAACTTAAAATACCTCAAGCTGGTTATGTACCCGGTCAAAGTATACCGGTACAAGCTTTAATCATTAACAATACCAGCATACCAGTTTCAGAGGTTAAATTTGCTCTAGTAATGTTGGTTCGTTATATCAGTCAAAATCCTGTACGTCATAATGTACAACGTATAAGTGTGAGTAAGATCAAAAATGATGGAGTACTAAGAAATTGTACTAGATCCTTAAGAGATGAAGTACATGTACCAGCAACACCGCCGACATGTCTGCAGACATGTGGCATTatacaaattatgtatcaaGTTGAAATGGAAGTGGCTATGAAATCATTTCATAAAAGTCAAGTGGTTACTATACCGGTTATTATAGGTAATATACCATTGGCTAATAATACCAGCGGCATGGAGGTGATACAAGAACAGCCCACCTACAGGGAAAGACCTATAGATTTACCTTTGGATTTCGAAGAAGAAATAAGCTCTGCTCCTAATTTGGAGTTGATAACACCAAATTTGC CTCCTCCCTCCTATGAAGAATCCTATCATACAGTACGCAGTAATATCAATGAGGATGAGCAGCACGCTTTTGGTCCTTGTGAATTTGCTCCGCTATATCCAGTATACAAGATACCCAGTCCAACTTTTGAAGGTCCTTTTAAGCCTTTAGGCTTTGATAACAAAAGTTTCCAGccttaa
- the LOC111675501 gene encoding arrestin domain-containing protein 17-like isoform X2, with protein MVVTCLIEFENNGSDTYLAGQTVKGTITLTADKPKQVKAVTLKINGCANTSWSEDEGMGDDKKSVTYDGHIDYIKSKTYLFDFSKGSDNTNEGVIIEPGVHTFPFSCLIPPQSPSSVEGFYGYIRYWVQVTLKRPWKFDQIYTKGFTVVNINDLNYDEDLKLPITSDISKIFCCGPCKSDPLQINVHLPQAGFVPGQLIPVNILVTNETSARINEICVRLVMIITLFSTHPIRKSNTERKTVSKLIGDPVLRHSKNQFNYLLPIPATPPTCSTLCDIIQIAYHIEVEAKMQGMLYTNQCIILPVTIGNVPLQMDGMVVQQQPMPRQIGLETNGMMPVENNNDASTSNRNKEPWSTMENIPPPVYMKATHMSEAKLSEDSAHDYGEKNFTPKYPVFNIPSPTSPLPCSGDEIDGSAVPPRETDPDKTTWL; from the exons ATGGTTGTAACATGTTTGATAGAATTTGAAAACAATGGAAGTGACACTTATTTGGCAGGACAAACAGTTAAGGGAACAATTACATTGACAGCCGATAAACCGAAACAAGTTAaag ctgtaacattaaaaataaatggttGTGCCAACACAAGTTGGTCTGAAGATGAAGGCATGGGTGATGATAAAAAATCAGTTACTTATGATGGTCATATAGAttatattaaatcaaaaacatatttatttgatttctcCAAAGGTT CTGACAATACTAATGAGGGTGTGATTATAGAACCTGGTGTTCATACATTTCCCTTCAGTTGTCTTATACCTCCACAGAGTCCCTCTTCAGTTGAGGGATTCTATGGTTATATACGTTACTGGGTTCAAGTAACTTTAAAACGTCCCTGGAAATTTGATCAAATTTATACAAAAGGTTTTACAGTGGTtaatataaatgatttaaattatgATGAAGATTTGAAG CTTCCTATTACTTCtgatatttcgaaaattttctgttgTGGTCCCTGTAAAAGTGATCCCTTACAAATAAATGTCCATCTACCACAAGCAGGTTTTGTACCGGGTCAACTTATACCAGTTAATATATTAGTTACAAATGAAACTTCAGCAcgtattaatgaaatttgtgtACGTTTGGTAATGATAATAACTCTGTTCAGTACACATCCTATACGAAAAAGTAATACGGAAAGGAAAACTGTTTCAAAATTAATTGGTGATCCAGTCTTAAGACAtagtaaaaatcaatttaattatttactacCTATACCAGCTACACCACCCACATGTTCTACTCTATGCGATATCATACAAATTGCATACCACATAGAAGTGGAGGCAAAAATGCAGGGTATGTTGTATACAAATCAATGTATTATATTACCGGTTACTATTGGTAATGTTCCTTTACAAATGGATGGTATGGTGGTGCAACAGCAACCTATGCCTAGACAAATTGGCTTGGAAACAAATGGTATGATGCCtgtagaaaataataatgatgctTCAACTAGCAATAGAAATAAGGAGCCATGGTCAACTATGGAAAATATAC CTCCTCCCGTATATATGAAAGCAACACACATGTCCGAGGCTAAACTTTCTGAAGATTCAGCTCATGATTAtggtgaaaaaaattttacacctAAATACCCAGTTTTCAATATACCCAGTCCTACTAGCCCTCTTCCATGTAGTGGAGATGAAATAGATGGCTCTGCTGTACCACCGAGAGAAACAGATCCCGATAAAACTACTTGGctgtga